The genomic DNA CCCGACGGCGACGCTCGCCCACCTGCTGGAGTTCGACAGCGTCCACGGCCGGCTGGGTCATCGGGTTGAGGTGGAAGGCGAATGCATTGAACCCGGTACGGGCCCCATCCGCATGAGCCATTTGGAAAGGCCAGAAGCCCTGAACTGGGCAGATGTCGATATCGCGCTTGAATGTACCGGCCGTTTCACTGCCCCCCCGGACGCCAGCCGGCATTTGCGCAATGGCAGTGACAAGGTGTTGCTGTCAGCCCCCGCAAAGGGCGAGATGAAGGCCATTGTCGTCGGCGTGAATGACAACACGATCACGGCCGATGATGTCATTCTCTCAAACGCGTCCTGCACGACAAATGGCCTTGCACCGCTTGTGCACCGGCTTGATGAGGCCTTCGGCGTGGTGCGCGGGCACATGACCACCGTGCACAGCTATACCGGAAATCAGCCTCTCCACGATGCGCCGCATGACGATCTGCACCGCGGGCGTGCCGCCGGATTGTCCATGATCCCCACCACGACGGGCGCCGCCCGGACGATGGGGCTGATTCTGCCGCACCTTAAGGGCGCAATTACCGGAACCGCCATCAGGGTGCCCGCGCCCAACGTGTCCTGCATCGATCTGGTTGTTGAGCTGCGCCGCCCCATGACCCCGCAGGATATCAACGATGAAATGGCCCGCGCGGCCCTGCAGATGCCCTCGGTCTTCGGATTGACGGACCGGCCCCTTGTGTCCATCGATTTCAATCACGACCCCAGAAGCCTGATTTTTGCGACCGACCAGACATCGGTGCAGCAGGGCACGCTGGCCCGTGTGCTGGCGTGGTACGACAATGAATGGGGATTTTCCAACCGGATGTTGGATGTGGCAACGCTGATGGGGCGGGCGCGTTAAAAGGTATCAGATCAGGCTTTGCTCGTGTCCCGCGCCCGGTGCCGTGGGAGAAATGGACCATCCGAAGCGGGACAGCTTCGGTCACTCCCCCATCGGCAAGGGCGCCAGATGCCACTTTGGATCAAGATACAGTGACAGGTGCCACTGGCCTGCAGGTCCAGCCCCCGGCCCTGCCATTCAGTCGAAACGCGCGCGCAGCTCGTCGTTGACGCGGGGCGGGACAAATTTGCTGACATCGCCGCCCAAGCGCGCGATTTCTTTGACCAGCTTGCTCGCAATCGCCTGATGCTGGGCTTCGGCCATGAGAAAAACCGTCTCGATGGAGGTATCGAGCTGCCGGTTCATCCCGACCATCTGGTACTCGTACTCAAAGTCGGCCACCGCCCGCAGGCCGCGGATGATCAGGCCCGCACCCACATCGCGGGCGCAGTCGATCAACAGGTTCTCGAACGGATGGGCGACGATCTCGATCCCGATTTCGCGGGCCAGCGCCTCGCATTCGGCCTCGATCAGGGCGACCCTTTCCTCGAGCGTGAAGAGCGGACCTTTGTCCCGGTTGATCGCGACACCGATGACCAGTTTGTCGACCAGCGTTCCCGCACGGCGAATGATATCGATGTGACCCAATGTGATAGGATCGAAGGTGCCGGGATAGAGGCCAACGCGCATGAGGCGGTCCTTTCAACGTCTCGTAATTGCGCGCAGGCAATCATGCCACCGCTTTGGATGCAAGCGATGCATGTGTCTGACGCAGTGTCAGTGGCCGCGGATCATGCCCTCGAGCGCGTCCTTTTCCATCGCCAGTTCGGACAGACGCGCCTTGACGACATCGCCGAGCGAAATCAGCCCGACCAGTTTGCCCTCGTGCAGAACGGGCATGTGACGGAACCGGCCTTCGGTCATCTGCGACATCACCTGTTCTGCGGTCGTATCGCGGCTGCAGGTGATCAGCTTGCGGGTCATGATGCCAGTGACCTGATCGGTCAGGCACGCGGCCCCCTGCTTTCCCAGTTCGCGCACGATATCGCGTTCCGACAGGATACCGTCGGGTGTTTCACCATTTGCAGATATGACAATCGTCCCGATACGCCGCTCGGACAGCATCGCCGTGGCCCCCGCGATCGTCAGATCGGGACCGGCGGTGACAACCTTGTCACTGTCCTTGGAATTGAGGATTTGCGACACCAACATTGATCATCCTCCTATGATGGCTGCTGAGGTCTCTTCAGCGTCCTCCACGACGGCCCTTCGTGTCAAGCGTGTGCTTCAAGTCGGCCGACTTCGGCGCGCACCCCGGCCGCCAGCGCGTCGGCAAACCGCGCGAGGCGCAGATTGCCTGCATCGTCGGCGTGCCGGATGAGGTAGAACGCGCGTGTGAGGCTGACGCTGTCTTGCAAAACCCGCGTGACACCGGGTGCGAATGGCAGGCTGAAGTCATGAACGACCCCCACGCCCGCGCCTTGCCGGATCATGTTCACCTGAACCGAAACGGAGTTTGATGCCAGCGGCACCCGCCCTGCCCCCAATGCGTCCAGATAATCGAGTTCGCGATCAAAAATCATGTCCGGAATATAGCCGACCAGCCGATGGGCGCCGAGATCGGCGGCAGTTTTCAAGGGCGGCGCCTTTTCCAGATAATCCTGGGCGGCGGCGAGATGCAGATGATACCGGGTGATCTGGCGCACCACCAACCGCCCCGCGGTCGGCGCGCTCACCCCGATGGCCATATCCGCTTCGCGACGTGACAGGTTGAACACCCGCGGTAATGCCACAATCTGGATATCGAGGTCGGGATTTTCCGCGGCGATACCGGCGCACACCTGTGGCAGGACGAAATTGGCACAGCCATCCGGCGCGCCGAGCCTGATCTGGCCGGAGAGCCCCTCGCCCGCATCCGACACCCCCGCAGTCGCGGAGCGCATCGCCTGTTCCGCTGCGGCGGCCCGCTCGAGCAACAGCGCACCTGCGGGCGTCAGCATATAACCCTGCGGTGATTTGACAAAAAGCGCCGCCTGCATGTCGGCCTCGAGCCGCGCCATGCGGCGCCCGAGGGTCGCCGGATCGAGCCGCAAGAGCTTGCCCGCACCAGACAGGCTTTGCTCGCGGGCGACGGCCAGAAACAGCCGCATGTCATCCCAGTTACGCAAGGAACCGCGCGTATCGTTGCGATGTGTATACGTTGGGCATCATATTGGTCCGATACTCCTCGCGCTTTGCAGAAATGCAAAACGATTTTGATACCTTGCCCCTACCAAGCGCGTTTTTGCAAGACTAAGCTGCGCGGGAACACTGATCAGGAGACTGCCATGCAAGAGCTTACCCATTACCTCAACGGCGAACATGTCAAAGGCACATCGGGCCGGTTTGCCGATGTGATGAACCCCGCAACAGGCGAAGTTCAGGCCAAGTGCCCGCTGGCGTCGAAGGAAGAGTTGCAGCAGGCCGTAGCCTATGCGCAGGCCGCCCAACCGGCATGGGCCGCAACGAACCCGCAGCGGCGCGCGCGGGTGATGATGAAGTTCGTCGACCTGCTGAACCGTGACATGGACAAGCTCGCCGAGGCATTGAGCCGCGAGCACGGAAAGACGTTGCCGGATGCGGCCGGTGACGTGCAACGCGGGCTGGAAGTTGTCGAATACTGCATCGGGGCCCCGCAACTGTTGAAAGGCGAATACACCGACAGCGCCGGTCCGGGCATCGACATGTATTCCATGCGGCAGGCCCTGGGCGTGACGGCGGGCATAACGCCTTTCAACTTTCCGGCGATGATACCGATGTGGATGTGCGCGCCTGCCATCGCATGCGGCAACGCCTTTATCCTCAAACCCTCCGAACGCGACCCTTCCGTGCCCCTGATGTTGGCGGAATTGCTGGAAGAAGCCGGTCTGCCCAAAGGCATCATGCAGGTGGTGAACGGGGACAAGGAAGCCGTTGATGCCATTTTGTACGACGAGGTGATCCAGTCGGTGGGGTTCGTCGGATCGACCCCGATTGCGGAGTATATCTATGCCACGGGCTGCGCACAGGGCAAGCGTGTCCAGTGTTTCGGTGGTGCCAAGAACCATATGATCATCATGCCCGATGCCGATATGGATCAGGCCGCGGACGCGCTCGTCGGGGCCGGCTATGGCGCGGCGGGAGAGCGGTGCATGGCGATCTCGGTTGCCGTTCCGGTCGGTGACGAGACCGCGGACAGATTGATCGAAAAGCTGGTGCCGCGGATCGAAAAGCTGAAGGTGGGCCCGTATACAGCCGGTAATGACGTGGACTACGGACCCGTTGTCACGGGTGCGGCCAAAGCCAATATCGAACGGCTGGTCCAGACGGGCATCGATCAGGGCGCGGAACTGGTCGTCGACGGGCGCGATTTCAAGCTACAGGGATACGAGGACGGATATTTCGTCGGGCCCCACCTCTTCGACCGTGCGACGAAGGACATGGATATCTATACGCAGGAAATCTTTGGGCCGGTCCTCACTTGCGTGCGGGCGCAGACCTACGAAGAAGCGCTCGGATTAGCGATGGACCACGAGTACGGCAACGGTACGGCAATCTTTACCCGTGACGGCGACGCGGCCCGCGATTTCGCCAACCGGATCAATATCGGCATGGTGGGCATCAATGTCCCCATCCCCGTGCCGCTTGCCTATCACACCTTTGGCGGCTGGAAGAAATCCGTATTCGGAGACTTGAACCAGCACGGCCCCGATGCGTTCAAATTCTACACCAGAACCAAAACCGTCACGGCACGCTGGCCTTCGGGGATCAAGGAAGGCGGCGAATTCTCAATTCCGGTCATGGAATAGCCCGCCCCCCGCAGGCGTTGGACCATGCAGCGCCTGCGGGATTGAGTTTAAGAGCAAGATGAAGCAAGGCTGCGCAGGCATGTGCGACACCAGCGGGGGTCGAATGGCTGCAAAACTCTCGCAAGGTTTTGCGACTAGAAGCCGGTGAATCATAGGGTCGGGAGAATGAAATGGACTTTGCGCTGAGCGAGGAACAGACGGCGATTTTTGATATGGCCTACGCATTCGGGCAGGACAACATCGCGCCCCATGCGCAGACCTGGGAGCGTGAGGGTACGATCCCTAAATCCCTTTGGCCGCAGATTGCCGAATTGGGTTTTGGTGGGCTTTACGTATCCGAAGAGGCGGGCGGTGCGGGTTTGAGCCGTCTCGATGCGACACTCGTGTTCGAAGCGCTCTCGATGGCCTGCCCTTCTGTCGCAGCGTTCCTGTCGATTCACAACATGTGCGCGAAAATGATCGACAGTTTTGCCGACGGCCCTTTCAAATCGCGTGTCATGGACGATGTTCTGAGCATGCGCACGGTTCTGAGTTATTGTCTGACCGAGCCGGGATCCGGTTCGGACGCGGCCGCGTTGAAGACCCGCGCTGACAGGACCAACGCGGGCTATACCCTGAACGGAACAAAGGCGTTCATTTCCGGTGGCGGGTATTCGGATGCCTATGTCTGTATGGTGCGCACGGATGACACCGGTGCGTCGGGTGTATCTGCGGTTTATGTCGAGGACGGCACGGCCGGTTTGTCCTTTGGCGGGCTTGAAGACAAGATGGGGTGGCGCAGCCAGCCCACGGCCCAGGTGCAGTTTGACGACTGTCACGTGGCGTCGAACAACCTGATCGGGGAAGAAGGTCAGGGTTTCAAATACGCGATGAAGGGTCTGGACGGCGGGCGGCTCAATATCGCGGCCTGCTCGCTGGGGGCTGCGCAGGCTGGGCTGAATGCCACGTTGGCCTATATGGGTGAGCGCAAGGCCTTCGGCAAATCGATCGACCAGTTCCAAGGGCTCCAGTTCAGGCTTGCCGATATGGAAATCGAATTGCAGGCCGCCCGCACTTTCCTGCGACAGGCTGCCTGGAAGCTGGATACCGGCGCGCCGGACGCCACAAAGTTCTGCGCGATGGCCAAGAAACTGGTCACCGAAACCGGCAGCAAGGTTGTCGATCAATGTCTGCAACTACATGGCGGCTATGGCTATCTGGCGGATTACGGCATTGAAAAACTGGTACGCGACCTGCGTGTGCACCAGATCCTCGAAGGGACCAACGAGATCATGCGTGTGATCGTCGCCCGCGACATGCTGGCGCAACGATGAGCGACATTCACATAAGGACCGAAGGGCGCGCCGGGCGGATTACCCTGCAAAGACCAGACGCGCTCAATGCGATGACCTATGATATGTGCCTCGCAATTGAGGCCGCGATGGACCGGTGGCGGTCCGATGCAGGGATCGACCTTGTGATGCTGGACGCCGAAGGGGATCGGGCGTTTTGCTCGGGCGGCGATATCGCGGAGCTGTACCGCACCGGCAAGCAGGGCGATTACGCCTATGGCCAGAAATTCTGGGCGGATGAATACCGGCTCAACCACAAGATTTTTCATTATCCCAAACCCGTGGTGAGCTTTCTGCAGGGGTTCACCATGGGCGGCGGTGTGGGTATCGGCTGCCATGGCTCACACAGGATCGTGGGCGAGAGCAGCCAGATCGCGATGCCGGAGTGCGGTATCGGTCTGATACCCGATGTCGGCGGGTCGCTGATGCTGGCGCTGGCGCCCGGCCGCTTGGGCGAATATCTCGGGACGACCGGCGCGCGCATGGGCGCGGGCGACGCGATTTATGCCGGCTTTGCCGACCTGTTCATCCCGGAAGACCAGTGGGAGACCGTCAAGGCTGCGCTGTTGGATGGCGGCGATATTGAGGCCGCCGTCGCCTCTTTTGCCCAAACCGCGCCGGACAGTCCCATGCGCGCGATGCAGAACGAAATAGACAGCCACTTCCACGGCGCATCGTTGGGTGACGTTCAGACCACCCTGCGCCACGACGAAAGTGATTTTGCCCGCAGTACCCTGAAGCTCATGACGCGCAACAGCCCGCTGTCGATGGCTTGCACCATCGAGGCCTTGCACCGGCTGCGTGGCCCTTCGCTGACCTTGGAGAAGGCGCTGGATCTGGAGTATCGCTTTACCGCCCGCGCCATGGAGCACGGCGATTTCATCGAAGGCATACGGGCCGCGATCATCGACAAGGACCGTTCGCCGAAATGGCAGTTCGCAGACCGCGATGTGCCCGGCGTCGCCGTTTCCAAAATGCTGCAGCCGTTGGGCAAGGCCGCGTTGACACTTTAATCAAAGGGAGGCCGCCGCGATGGGCAGCACGATCGGATTTATCGGACTTGGGAACATGGGCGCGCCGATGGCCGCAAATCTCGCGCAGGCAGGACATGACGTGCGCGGGTATGACGTTGCGGGCACCACGGCCGAGGGTGTTGCCCCCTGTGCCAGTATCGAGGACGCCGCCAAGGGTGCGGATTTTGTCATCACCATGCTGCCGAACGGCGAGATATTGCGGGATGTTGCAGCACAGCTGATCCCCGGAATGTCGAAGGGTGCCACGCTGATCGATTGCTCTACGGTCGATGTTGAAAGCGCGCGGAGTGTCGCTGCGGACGCCGGTGCGGCGGGGATCGGTTTTGTCGACGCTCCTGTATCGGGCGGGATCGGCGGTGCCGCTGCAGGGACCCTCACGTTTATGGCCGGTGGCGACGACGCCAGCTTTGCCGCGGCGGCGCCCCTGTTTGACGTCATGGGCCAAAAGGCCGTGCATTGCGGTGCAGCCGGAGCCGGTCAAGCGGCGAAAATCTGTAACAACATGATCCTTGGCATCACCATGATCGGCACCTGCGAAGCCTTTGCTCTGGCTGACAAGCTCGGCCTTGACCGCCAAAAGATGTTTGACGTGGTCAGCACGTCATCGGGTTATTCGTGGTCAATGAATGCCTACTGCCCTGCCCCCGGCGTCGGGCCCACGTCGCCCGCCGACAATGGATATGTGCCGGGGTTCGCGGCCGAGCTGATGCTCAAGGATCTCGGGCTGAGCCAGCAGGCGGCCGAAGCCGCAGATGCAGATACGCCGATGGGCGCGCTGGCCCGCGCCCTTTATGCGCAATTTGTCGAGAACGAGGACGGTTTGGGCAAGGATTTCAGCGCCATGCTGCCCCGTTTGATGCAGCGCGGTCGCAGCTGAGCCCCAACAAAGCCCAGCCACGATTGCCCCGAAAAGAAACAAAGCCCCGCCGATGAAAGCGGGGCTTTTTGCTATTCTGCAGCCAGTTTACGGGGGTTCAGCATCGGTTTGAGATACTTGCCCGTATAGCTTTCGGCCACTTCGGCCACCTGCTCCGGCGTTCCTGTTGCAACCACACGTCCGCCCCCGTCGCCGCCTTCGGGGCCGATGTCGATGATATGATCGGCTGTTTTAACGACATCGAGATTGTGTTCGATCACGACGACCGAATTCCCCTGATCCACCAATTCGTGCAAGACTTCCAACAACTTACGCACATCTTCGAAGTGCAGACCCGTGGTCGGCTCATCGAGGATATAGAGCGTGCGTCCGGTGGCGCGTTTGCTCAACTCCTTGGAAAGCTTTACGCGCTGCGCCTCGCCGCCCGACAGGGTCGTCGCCTGCTGGCCCACCTTGATATAACCGAGACCGACGCGCATCAATGCGTCCATCCTTTCGCGGATCGACGGAACGGCCGCAAAAAATTCCTGCGCATCTTCGACCGTCATATCAAGGACGTCGGCAATGCTCTTGCCCTTGAATTTGATTTCGAGCGTTTCGCGGTTGTAGCGTTTGCCTTTGCAAGTCTCACATTCGACATAGACGTCCGGAAGGAAGTGCATTTCGATCTTGATCACCCCATCGCCCTGACAGGCCTCGCAACGGCCCCCCTTGACGTTGAAGCTGAACCGCCCCGGTTTGTAGCCGCGCGCTTTCGCTTCCGGCAAACCCGCGAACCAGTCGCGGATCGGTGTGAACGCGCCGGTATAGGTCGCAGGGTTTGAGCGGGGTGTCCGCCCGATTGGACGCTGGTCGATGTCGATGACCTTGTCGAGATGCTCCAGACCCTTGATCGTTTCACACGGCGCAGGCGTCTGCCGCGCCCCGTTCAGGTTCATCGACGCGGTTTTGAACAATGTCTCGATCGTGAGGGTGGATTTACCGCCCCCCGAAACGCCGGTCACGCAGACAAATTTGCCAAGCGGGAATTCAGCGGTGACGTTCTGCAGATTGTTGCCCGTCGCCTTGACGACCTTGATCGCCTTCTTCTTGCCCGTGCGCCGCTTCGCAGGCACCGCGATCTCGCGCACACCGGTCAGATACTGCCCGGTGACCGACTTGTCGTTACCGGCGATTTGCGCGGGCGTGCCATGGGCCACAACCTGCCCTCCGTGAACGCCTGCCCCCGGACCGATGTCAAAGACATAATCCGCCTCGCGGATCGCCTCTTCGTCATGTTCGACGACAATGACGGTGTTGCCCTGGTCGCGCAGGTTCTTGAGCGTCAAAAGCAAGCGGTCGTTGTCGCGCTGGTGCAAACCGATGGACGGCTCGTCGAGGACATAAAGAACCCCTGTCAAACCGGAACCGATCTGGCTGGCCAGACGAATACGTTGGCTTTCGCCCCCGCTCAGGGTGCCGCTGGAGCGCGAAAGCGTCAGATATTCAAGGCCCACGTTGTTCAAAAAGCCCAGCCGCTCGCGGATTTCCTTGAGGATCGCGCGGGCGATTTCGTTCTTCTGCACCGTCAGGGCTTCGGGCACGGTTGTGCACCAGTCGAACGCCTCGCGGATGGACATCTCGACAACCTGTCCCACGTGCAGATCGGCGATCCGAACGGCAAGCGCCTCGGGGCGGAGCCGGTAGCCACCGCAGGTGCCGCAAGGCCGGTTGTTCTGGTAGCGTTCGAATTCTTCGCGGATCCAGTTGCTGTCCGTTTCGCGGTAGCGGCGTTCCATGTTGGGGATCACGCCTTCGAAGACGCGGCTCACCTCATAGACACGGCCACCTTCGTCATAGCGGAACTTGATCTCTTCCTTGCCCGAACCGTACAGGAAAACCTGCTGGATTTTCGGATCAAGGTCCTTCCACTTTGCATTCTGGTTGAACCCGAAATGCTTGGCGATGGCTTCGATGGTTTGTTTGAAATAAGGGCTCTTACCCTTGCGCCATGGGGCGAGCGCCCCGTCGTAGACTTTCAGGTTCTGATCCGGCACCACAAGGCGTTCGTCAAAAAACAACTCTTTTCCCAGACCATCACAGGACGGGCATGCCCCGAAAGGCGCGTTGAATGAAAACAGCCGCGGTTCAATTTCGGGAATCGTGAAACCGCTCACCGGGCAGGCGAATTTCTCAGAAAACGTATACCGCTCGGGATCGCCTTCGCTTGGTGCGGTTTCCAGAATGGCGATGCCATCCGCCAGATCAAGCGCGGTGCGCAGGCTGTCGGCCAGACGCGTCTCCAGACCTTCACGCACCACGATCCGGTCGACGACCACGTCGATGTCATGGCGGAACTTCTTGTCGAGCGTTGGCGGCTCGTCAAGTTCATAGAATTCGCCGTCAACCTTGACCCGCTGGAACCCCTGCTTGCGAAGTTCCAGAAACTCCTTGCGGTATTCGCCCTTCCTGTCGCGGATGATCGGGGCCAGCAGATAGGCGCGCGTGCCCTCTTCCATCGTCATGATCCGGTCGACCATGTCCTGCACCTGCTGCGCCTCGATGGGCTTTCCGGTCGCGGGCGAATACGGCGTGCCGACGCGGGCAAACAAGAGCCGCATGTAGTCGTAAATTTCCGTAACCGTGCCGACCGTGGAGCGCGGGTTTTTCGACGTTGTCTTCTGCTCGATCGAGATCGCGGGGGACAGCCCCGAGATGTGATCGACATCCGGCTTTTGCATCATGTCAAGGAACTGGCGCGCGTAAGCCGACAGGCTTTCAACGTACCGCCGCTGGCCTTCGGCATAGATGGTGTCGAACGCAAGGCTCGACTTGCCCGAACCGGACAAACCTGTGATCACCACCAGCTGATCGCGTGGAATATCCACATCGATGCTCTTGAGATTGTGCTCGCGCGCGCCGCGCACTTCGATGTTTTTCAGCTCAGCCATCACGGACCCCCAACTAGAGCGCTACACATAGGCGTTCTGCCCCGAAACTCCAATGCCAAAAGAAGAACAGGAAGTGAACACGGCAACATCCGCATCACCTGCGGCAGCCTGTCACGTGCACCCTCAGGATCGGCAATTGCCTTAATTCGGCCCATCTGGCGTCATAAACCTCTGCAATCGTGAACAATAATCATTTTAAGACGAGCATTGAACCGAAATGGAAACACTGGATCTCGCAGCACGGATTTTCACATCCAATCTGCTCATCAACGCCTTTCTTGTGCCCTTCACCATGTGCGCGATCGCTTACGTCTTTTTCAAGAAGCGCGACGAGTTCAGCTGGCATGCCATTCAGAACATCGTGGCGACGCTTTTCGTGGGTGGCTTCAATTTCGGCGTCGCCCTGTTTTTGTACAACGACATCAACGCCTTCGCTCAGCGCGCCTACAATGCTCTTTCGATCCCTACCCTGCCCGAGACATTCTGGAGCAGCACACCCCTTTGGATCGTGTGCATCATCGGGGTGATGGCCAAGGATTTCGTCGATTATTGGAACCACCGCTGGATGCACACGAAATGGGGCTGGCCGGCCCACGCGGCGCATCACTCGGACACCCATGTGAACGCCTTTACGGCCTACCGTGTGCATTTCCTGCAAACCGTTATCGTGACCAGCAGCTATATCCTGCCCCTGACATGGCTACAGATCCCCGAGGCCATCCCGGTGGTCGTCGTCCTGAGCACGGTGCACAACATGTACGTCCACATGGATCTCGAATTCGATCACGGTCCCTTCAAGCTGTTACTGGCATCGCCCGCTTTCCACCGCTGGCACCACGCGGATATTCCCGAAGCCTATGGCAAGAACATCGCCAATGTGATGCCGCTGTGGGATGCGCTTTTCGGGACGTATTACTATCCGGGTCTGTGCAAGGAAGAGATGGGCGCGTTGAAGACCGGCGTGCACGACAAAAATCCGGTCATGATCTACCTCTACCCGTTCATGGAATGGGGGCGCATGATCCGGGCACGGTTGCCGCGCAGACGGCTGGACGCGACCGCTGACACACCGCGCATGAATACGCCGGCCGAATAGCGGGCCGTCAGGCCAAGGGCGCACGCTTGCGCGCCAGCCAAAGATGGACGCACAGGCCCAACAGAAACGCGGCGCCCGCCAGCAGCGGCAGGCTCGCGTAGCCAAAGCTCAAGAGGGCCATCGCCATGACCGGAGTGCCGAGGGTGTTGCCCAGATTGCCCATCTGCGCCATGGCACCATTCGCCTGTGCCTGCCTTTCGGCGGTTGTGTTCAACTGCGGCACGGCCGCAAAGGTCGCCCCCTGGATCAAACCCATCGCTGCGGCCACGGCAAGACAGGCAACAGGATCCGCAGGCATCACCCACAGCCAGCCCATCGCGGCCGCAGACAGGCCAAAGCCGATCATGACAACGCGCACCGCCGTGAAGTGCCTGAGCAGCCAGACACCCAATGTCATGGAAACCGAGATGCTGACCAAAGGCATCGCGCCCATGATGAAGGCCCGTAAAGAAGCGTCCAGATAGGGTGGCAAGACCGTCAGGATCGACACGAAACAGAAGGTATAGAACAGCCAGCCCGCCGCGGGTGCCGCCAGTTGCGGTGACCGGTAAAGCGCCGCGTGACGTGCCACCAAAGCGCGTGCCGACGTACGCTCAGGACGATGCGATGTTTGCAGCCGGCGCAGATGACGCGCGAGGACAAGCGCAAATCCGGCCATGTAAACTCCGTGAGCGGCAAAGACCGCGCCCACACCGCCCACCCGTGCGAGGGGCTGCCCAAGCCACGCCAGAACCGCAAAGGCCACACCGAAAAACGTGCCCCAGAGGGTAAGGGCAAGTCCGCGCTGCCGTTCGGTCGCCACTTGGGCGATCAGCGTGGGCGCCGCCACCACAAGGCCGAGGTGGCTCAGCCCTTCGATCGCCCGCAAACCCAGCATAATGCCGAACGGTGGCAACATCGCCTGCGCAAGTGACACAGCCGCCCCCAGCCAGAGCGCCCCGATCAGGGTCGAAACATAGCCGACCCGCGCCACCAGAACGCCCGCAACAACCCCGAGGATGATGCCAAGCAGTCCAACCAGCGATACCAGCCATCCCAAAGCCGCGCCCGCTTGCGGATAGACTGCCCCGAGCTGGTCGTATGTCACGCTGAACTTGGCGTATTGCGCAGCCGCACCCAGACCCGCGCCCCACAGCGCCAATATGATCCCCCATGATCCGCGCATCAGCTTTTCTGTGCGATCGCCCAGGCACAGACCGGCATCATGGGGTCGTCGGTGATGTCATCCTTGCCCTCGATGTACTCGGGGGGCCATTGCACTTCGAGGTTGCGCGCGGCGACATGCCGATTGCCCCACTGGTGGCTTTCAATCAAATGCGCTTCGAAGCCGCCCTCGATCAGCAGGTTCTTCAGTCCACGCGCGGACCAGCGCGAATTGTCCATCGGCGCGGCGTGAAATGGCACGTAGAAAGGCACCGCGATCCAGAAGTGCCCGCCTTTTTTGAGCATCTGTCGCACGTGGCGCAACGCCGTGTAGGGGCGGTCAAGATGCTCCCACACCTGATTGGCGAGGATCAGGTCGAATTTGCGCGGCTTACCGGTTTCGGGGTCAAGATAGGGACCGGCACAAATGTCATATTCGGGATAGCGGAACTGCGTGTAGGCGCGGAAATCGAACTGCTCCCCGTAGTGGCCGGAAATCTCGGCCACACGCAGCTTTTTCGGCTCCAGCCGTTGTATCATCTTGCGCGAGGCGGGGCCCATGACGACCCGGTTCAGACTGACCATGAGCGGACTATGTCAGCGCGACAGGGGCAGGTCCAGCAGGTAAAACACGGGCGCCCGTCGCGACCTTGCAATGCGTCAAGCACCTGCAAGGTCGGGCTCACGTTTGCCAAATGCGCCTATGAAAGCAGTCGCGCGACAGCGCGGCCGCCGGATTACATGTGAATAACC from Sulfitobacter sp. S190 includes the following:
- a CDS encoding type I glyceraldehyde-3-phosphate dehydrogenase, giving the protein MTTTLGINGFGRIGRGILRALLARGGDDLRVVAINDPAPTATLAHLLEFDSVHGRLGHRVEVEGECIEPGTGPIRMSHLERPEALNWADVDIALECTGRFTAPPDASRHLRNGSDKVLLSAPAKGEMKAIVVGVNDNTITADDVILSNASCTTNGLAPLVHRLDEAFGVVRGHMTTVHSYTGNQPLHDAPHDDLHRGRAAGLSMIPTTTGAARTMGLILPHLKGAITGTAIRVPAPNVSCIDLVVELRRPMTPQDINDEMARAALQMPSVFGLTDRPLVSIDFNHDPRSLIFATDQTSVQQGTLARVLAWYDNEWGFSNRMLDVATLMGRAR
- a CDS encoding acyl-CoA dehydrogenase family protein; the encoded protein is MDFALSEEQTAIFDMAYAFGQDNIAPHAQTWEREGTIPKSLWPQIAELGFGGLYVSEEAGGAGLSRLDATLVFEALSMACPSVAAFLSIHNMCAKMIDSFADGPFKSRVMDDVLSMRTVLSYCLTEPGSGSDAAALKTRADRTNAGYTLNGTKAFISGGGYSDAYVCMVRTDDTGASGVSAVYVEDGTAGLSFGGLEDKMGWRSQPTAQVQFDDCHVASNNLIGEEGQGFKYAMKGLDGGRLNIAACSLGAAQAGLNATLAYMGERKAFGKSIDQFQGLQFRLADMEIELQAARTFLRQAAWKLDTGAPDATKFCAMAKKLVTETGSKVVDQCLQLHGGYGYLADYGIEKLVRDLRVHQILEGTNEIMRVIVARDMLAQR
- a CDS encoding CoA-acylating methylmalonate-semialdehyde dehydrogenase; this translates as MQELTHYLNGEHVKGTSGRFADVMNPATGEVQAKCPLASKEELQQAVAYAQAAQPAWAATNPQRRARVMMKFVDLLNRDMDKLAEALSREHGKTLPDAAGDVQRGLEVVEYCIGAPQLLKGEYTDSAGPGIDMYSMRQALGVTAGITPFNFPAMIPMWMCAPAIACGNAFILKPSERDPSVPLMLAELLEEAGLPKGIMQVVNGDKEAVDAILYDEVIQSVGFVGSTPIAEYIYATGCAQGKRVQCFGGAKNHMIIMPDADMDQAADALVGAGYGAAGERCMAISVAVPVGDETADRLIEKLVPRIEKLKVGPYTAGNDVDYGPVVTGAAKANIERLVQTGIDQGAELVVDGRDFKLQGYEDGYFVGPHLFDRATKDMDIYTQEIFGPVLTCVRAQTYEEALGLAMDHEYGNGTAIFTRDGDAARDFANRINIGMVGINVPIPVPLAYHTFGGWKKSVFGDLNQHGPDAFKFYTRTKTVTARWPSGIKEGGEFSIPVME
- a CDS encoding CBS domain-containing protein, whose protein sequence is MLVSQILNSKDSDKVVTAGPDLTIAGATAMLSERRIGTIVISANGETPDGILSERDIVRELGKQGAACLTDQVTGIMTRKLITCSRDTTAEQVMSQMTEGRFRHMPVLHEGKLVGLISLGDVVKARLSELAMEKDALEGMIRGH
- the coaD gene encoding pantetheine-phosphate adenylyltransferase; translated protein: MRVGLYPGTFDPITLGHIDIIRRAGTLVDKLVIGVAINRDKGPLFTLEERVALIEAECEALAREIGIEIVAHPFENLLIDCARDVGAGLIIRGLRAVADFEYEYQMVGMNRQLDTSIETVFLMAEAQHQAIASKLVKEIARLGGDVSKFVPPRVNDELRARFD
- a CDS encoding LysR family transcriptional regulator; the protein is MRLFLAVAREQSLSGAGKLLRLDPATLGRRMARLEADMQAALFVKSPQGYMLTPAGALLLERAAAAEQAMRSATAGVSDAGEGLSGQIRLGAPDGCANFVLPQVCAGIAAENPDLDIQIVALPRVFNLSRREADMAIGVSAPTAGRLVVRQITRYHLHLAAAQDYLEKAPPLKTAADLGAHRLVGYIPDMIFDRELDYLDALGAGRVPLASNSVSVQVNMIRQGAGVGVVHDFSLPFAPGVTRVLQDSVSLTRAFYLIRHADDAGNLRLARFADALAAGVRAEVGRLEAHA